The following are from one region of the Paenibacillus protaetiae genome:
- the codY gene encoding GTP-sensing pleiotropic transcriptional regulator CodY, with the protein MTLLTKTRTLNRLLQRAAGKPLSFREMAEVLCSTIQSNVFVVSRKGKILGCAAVQAFDHDALRAMSTDELRFPLASNQRFLEMQEAVTNVSPDSGVSESFAVLGEQEIMTVVPITGGGARLGTLVLTRRNGGFDDDDLVLAEYGSTIVGMEILRERADEIEQEARSRAAVSVAIGSLSFSELEAVEHIFEELDGKEGLLVASKIADRVGITRSVIVNALRKLESAGVIETRSLGMKGTYIKILNSQLLTELEKMKM; encoded by the coding sequence ATGACATTACTTACAAAAACAAGAACATTAAACAGGCTCCTTCAGCGCGCAGCCGGAAAGCCGCTCAGCTTCCGGGAAATGGCGGAGGTGCTCTGCAGCACGATACAATCTAATGTGTTTGTCGTCAGCCGTAAGGGGAAAATTCTAGGCTGTGCAGCGGTGCAAGCGTTCGACCATGACGCTTTGCGCGCCATGTCGACGGACGAGCTCCGTTTTCCGCTGGCGAGCAACCAGCGTTTTCTCGAGATGCAGGAGGCGGTGACCAATGTGTCCCCGGATTCCGGTGTATCGGAATCTTTCGCCGTGCTTGGCGAACAGGAAATTATGACCGTCGTGCCGATTACAGGCGGCGGTGCACGCTTAGGCACGCTTGTGTTAACCCGCCGCAACGGCGGATTCGACGATGATGATCTGGTATTGGCCGAATATGGCTCTACGATCGTTGGCATGGAAATTTTGCGCGAGCGGGCGGATGAGATCGAACAGGAGGCCCGCAGCCGGGCTGCCGTTTCGGTGGCGATTGGCTCATTGTCGTTCAGCGAACTGGAAGCTGTGGAGCATATATTTGAAGAGCTGGACGGGAAAGAAGGCTTGCTGGTCGCATCCAAAATTGCCGACCGGGTAGGCATCACACGTTCAGTTATTGTAAATGCCCTCCGGAAATTGGAAAGCGCCGGTGTCATTGAGACTAGGTCGCTAGGTATGAAAGGCACTTACATTAAAATACTGAACAGCCAGCTTCTAACTGAACTTGAGAAAATGAAAATGTAA
- the flgC gene encoding flagellar basal body rod protein FlgC: MNINFGFDISSSALTAQRLRMDVISSNIANAETTRASYVNGQYQPYKRKEVVFAPMQQSFSDVLAGQMNGNSSPGQGLRVAQIKEDNAPFKLEYNPSHPDANADGYVLMPNVDVTKEMVDMISASRSYEANVTALNASKAMFSKALEIGSK, encoded by the coding sequence TTGAATATTAATTTTGGCTTCGATATCAGCTCTTCCGCGCTTACGGCGCAGCGCCTGCGAATGGACGTGATCTCGTCGAACATCGCCAACGCCGAAACAACCCGTGCTTCGTATGTCAACGGCCAATATCAGCCTTATAAGCGGAAAGAGGTTGTTTTTGCCCCGATGCAGCAAAGCTTCTCCGACGTGCTGGCGGGTCAGATGAACGGAAATAGTTCTCCGGGCCAAGGGCTTCGAGTCGCCCAAATTAAAGAAGACAATGCTCCTTTTAAACTGGAATACAATCCTTCCCATCCCGATGCTAATGCAGATGGCTATGTCCTGATGCCAAATGTGGATGTGACCAAAGAAATGGTCGATATGATCTCCGCATCCCGGTCCTATGAGGCCAATGTAACGGCGCTTAACGCATCGAAAGCGATGTTCTCCAAAGCGCTGGAAATCGGAAGCAAATAA
- the fliE gene encoding flagellar hook-basal body complex protein FliE: MIQALALNQAVPVQKQAASLVQSTPAELSQSFGDYLQKALDGVGAQEQNVHTLNDNYLVGKASVTDVLIATQQAELSLQLTSQIRNKVIDAYQEIMRMQI; encoded by the coding sequence ATGATACAAGCACTTGCATTAAACCAGGCAGTCCCTGTTCAAAAACAAGCCGCTTCCCTTGTGCAATCAACGCCAGCGGAATTGAGCCAGTCATTTGGCGACTATTTGCAGAAGGCGCTTGACGGAGTCGGCGCTCAGGAGCAAAACGTACATACCTTAAATGATAACTACTTAGTCGGAAAGGCAAGCGTTACGGATGTGCTTATCGCCACTCAACAGGCAGAGCTCAGTTTGCAGCTTACCTCACAAATCCGCAATAAAGTAATTGACGCATATCAAGAGATCATGCGGATGCAAATCTAA
- the fliF gene encoding flagellar basal-body MS-ring/collar protein FliF produces the protein MNEKIAQYRGRLTQFWSQMGKKQKLWLGASLGVLIIAIILLTYIFTRTEYEIAFQNLDSTDASAIMNYLDSNGIPYKLEGGGTSISVPSSAATRAKVNVGSLGLVQNGSIGFEAFDTGSSQFGMTENEFNVKYLNSLDGEVQRLLNAMQGVQQSHVLINLPEDSVFLSTEDKRGASASITLKFVNGYTPTQKEIDGYYNLVKTAVPDLAIEDITISSPKGELLASEDGAVSSSNTDAVDAQFKIQKKYETDLKNNIAQFLGPIVGSDNLVISVTSSMNFDKKTTEENLVKPLDNNNNNGIIISEQNETSSSTGGSGAAGGVAGTGESDVANYTDNSQSGNSSSESSSQITNYEVNRINNKIDSAPYALKDLSISVGIEQSKLSGTAKDEITSYLQSLVRAQLADSGQDLTNAALVNSKVSVIAQTFAQSGETSSAKTLSTPWMIGIGAAALAVIGGLVVAVARRRKKPEEVIEFEPPAKVEYPTLDFESTGDNQARKNLETLAKRKPEEFVNLLRTWLVEE, from the coding sequence GTGAACGAAAAAATTGCCCAGTATCGCGGCAGGCTGACGCAGTTTTGGAGCCAAATGGGCAAAAAGCAAAAGCTGTGGCTTGGCGCATCCTTAGGCGTACTGATCATTGCCATTATATTATTGACTTACATATTTACGAGAACCGAATATGAAATCGCGTTCCAAAACCTGGATTCCACCGATGCATCGGCCATTATGAACTATTTGGACAGCAATGGCATTCCGTATAAGCTTGAAGGCGGCGGAACAAGCATCTCGGTGCCAAGCAGCGCAGCAACTCGCGCGAAGGTGAACGTCGGATCGCTTGGACTTGTGCAAAACGGCTCGATCGGCTTTGAAGCGTTCGACACCGGCAGCTCGCAATTCGGGATGACGGAAAATGAATTTAATGTCAAATATTTAAATTCTTTGGACGGAGAAGTTCAACGGCTGTTGAACGCGATGCAAGGCGTGCAGCAATCCCATGTTTTAATCAATTTGCCGGAAGACAGCGTGTTTCTGTCGACGGAAGATAAACGGGGGGCTTCTGCATCCATTACGTTGAAATTTGTAAACGGCTATACGCCAACGCAAAAAGAAATCGACGGTTATTATAATCTCGTCAAAACCGCTGTGCCTGACTTGGCGATCGAGGATATTACAATCTCCAGTCCCAAAGGCGAGCTGTTGGCTTCCGAAGACGGAGCGGTATCTTCCTCCAACACAGATGCGGTTGACGCCCAGTTCAAAATTCAAAAGAAATACGAAACGGACTTGAAAAACAATATCGCACAGTTTCTTGGTCCTATCGTCGGTTCGGATAACCTGGTCATCAGCGTTACGAGCAGCATGAACTTTGACAAGAAGACAACGGAAGAAAATTTGGTTAAGCCGCTGGATAATAACAATAACAACGGCATTATTATCAGCGAGCAGAACGAAACATCGTCTTCCACCGGCGGAAGCGGCGCTGCAGGCGGCGTAGCCGGAACCGGCGAATCGGATGTGGCGAACTATACGGATAATTCGCAGTCGGGCAATTCGTCTTCCGAAAGCAGCTCGCAGATTACTAATTATGAAGTCAACCGGATCAATAACAAAATCGACTCCGCTCCATACGCGCTGAAAGATTTGTCGATTAGTGTAGGCATTGAGCAAAGCAAGCTGTCAGGCACGGCTAAGGATGAAATTACTTCCTATTTGCAGTCGCTTGTTCGCGCCCAGCTCGCCGACTCCGGCCAAGACTTGACCAATGCGGCGCTCGTAAACAGCAAAGTATCGGTAATCGCCCAAACGTTTGCGCAGTCCGGCGAAACTTCATCGGCGAAGACGCTTTCGACGCCATGGATGATCGGAATTGGCGCTGCCGCTCTTGCTGTAATCGGCGGCCTTGTTGTAGCAGTTGCAAGACGGCGCAAAAAACCGGAAGAAGTCATCGAATTCGAACCGCCGGCAAAAGTCGAATATCCTACGCTTGATTTTGAGAGCACCGGCGATAATCAGGCTCGCAAAAATCTTGAAACGCTGGCCAAACGCAAGCCGGAAGAATTCGTTAATCTTCTTCGCACCTGGCTTGTGGAGGAATAG
- the fliG gene encoding flagellar motor switch protein FliG, whose product MSKNMQGLSGRQKAAILLITLGPEVSAQIFKHLHEEEIEQLTLEIANVRKVDSAERESILSEFHQICMAQEYITQGGISYAKDILEKALGEQKAVEVINRLTATLQVRPFDFARKAEPTQILNFIQNENSQTIALVLSYLQSEQASHILSSLPQDKQADVARRVALMNSTSPEVISQVERILEQKLSATVTQDYTNAGGIDSIVQILNGVDRGTERTILDALEIQDPELAEEIKKRMFVFEDIVNIDNRSIQRIIRDIENADLQLALKVASEEVREAIFRNMSKRMSETFKEEMEFMGPVRLRDVEEAQTRIVATIRRLEEAGEIIIARGGGDDIIV is encoded by the coding sequence ATGTCCAAGAACATGCAAGGCCTAAGCGGCAGGCAAAAAGCTGCCATATTGCTAATCACACTGGGCCCGGAGGTGTCGGCACAAATCTTCAAGCATTTGCATGAAGAAGAAATCGAGCAATTAACGCTCGAAATTGCGAACGTCCGAAAGGTGGATAGCGCTGAACGGGAAAGCATCCTTAGCGAATTTCATCAGATTTGCATGGCCCAGGAATATATTACGCAAGGCGGTATCAGCTACGCCAAAGATATATTGGAAAAAGCGCTTGGCGAGCAAAAAGCGGTGGAAGTGATCAACCGTCTGACAGCTACGCTCCAAGTAAGGCCGTTTGATTTCGCCCGCAAAGCGGAACCGACACAAATTTTAAACTTTATTCAAAACGAGAATTCTCAAACCATCGCACTCGTTCTTTCTTATTTGCAATCGGAGCAGGCATCGCATATTCTTTCTTCTTTGCCGCAAGACAAGCAAGCGGACGTTGCGCGCCGCGTTGCATTGATGAATAGCACATCTCCGGAAGTGATTTCACAAGTGGAGCGCATTTTGGAACAAAAGCTGTCCGCAACGGTTACTCAGGATTACACCAATGCTGGCGGCATCGATTCCATTGTTCAAATTTTGAACGGGGTCGACCGCGGCACGGAACGCACCATTCTCGATGCGCTTGAAATCCAGGATCCGGAGCTTGCGGAAGAAATCAAAAAACGGATGTTTGTATTCGAAGATATCGTCAATATCGACAACCGTTCCATTCAACGGATTATCCGCGATATCGAAAATGCCGATCTGCAGCTTGCACTCAAAGTGGCAAGCGAAGAAGTGCGCGAAGCGATCTTCCGCAATATGTCGAAACGAATGTCCGAAACATTCAAGGAAGAAATGGAGTTCATGGGACCTGTACGGCTGCGTGACGTCGAGGAAGCTCAGACCCGTATCGTCGCTACGATCCGCAGGCTAGAAGAAGCCGGGGAGATCATTATCGCCCGCGGCGGAGGAGATGACATCATTGTCTAA
- a CDS encoding FliH/SctL family protein, giving the protein MSNLIKSSHVIPLEQLKVLQALRQASYQIQHEQPVVPSEEPSPDQATIALRDQILNDAESVAKDKITEADRISGQMLQDAKAQIDSWWEQKRAEDEAQFEASRQSGYEQGYREGAAAAEAELRAAWEHKLSEAAALLEAAYEMREQIIQEAEPFLVDLSCSIAGKIIGTHFNEMPELATQLIVNALSRRREQGVITLCVAPGQLAFVQAARDELQLAIDSQAELQIIPDPKVADHGCVIRSAYGSVDARIDTQLSEIKKELLLLAHQGRDEA; this is encoded by the coding sequence TTGTCTAATCTGATCAAATCCTCCCATGTCATTCCGCTTGAGCAGCTCAAAGTGCTTCAAGCGCTTAGACAAGCTTCTTATCAGATTCAGCATGAACAGCCGGTTGTACCGTCCGAAGAGCCGTCGCCCGATCAGGCAACGATTGCGCTTCGCGATCAAATTTTAAATGACGCCGAATCGGTGGCCAAAGACAAAATTACCGAAGCGGACCGAATCAGCGGACAAATGCTTCAGGATGCCAAAGCTCAAATCGATTCCTGGTGGGAGCAGAAGCGGGCGGAGGATGAAGCCCAGTTTGAAGCTTCCAGGCAATCGGGTTATGAACAAGGCTACCGCGAAGGAGCAGCAGCGGCGGAAGCCGAGCTGCGGGCTGCATGGGAGCATAAGCTGTCCGAAGCTGCCGCATTATTGGAAGCCGCTTATGAGATGCGTGAACAAATCATTCAGGAAGCGGAGCCATTTCTGGTCGATCTCAGCTGCTCGATTGCAGGGAAAATCATCGGCACGCATTTTAACGAAATGCCTGAACTGGCTACACAGCTTATCGTTAATGCTTTATCGCGCCGGCGGGAGCAAGGCGTCATTACGTTATGTGTTGCGCCTGGCCAGCTAGCGTTTGTACAAGCGGCTCGTGACGAGCTGCAGCTCGCTATCGACTCGCAGGCCGAGCTTCAAATCATTCCCGATCCGAAAGTGGCGGATCACGGCTGCGTTATCCGGTCGGCATACGGCAGCGTTGACGCCCGCATTGATACCCAGCTTTCCGAAATTAAGAAAGAGCTGCTGCTGCTTGCTCACCAAGGCAGGGATGAAGCGTGA
- the fliI gene encoding flagellar protein export ATPase FliI: protein MNGEPLKRPVLNAAKYKEQLVRIDPIRVNGKVTQVIGLTVESEGPDASIGEVCLIYPNKSAKPIKAEVVGFRDNKVLLMPLGELQAISPGCDVVGTGKPLTVQVGSELLGKVLNGLGEPLDGSFLPGRMPHYSTSNEPSNPLLRPRVKTPLGIGVRAIDGLLTVGQGQRVGIFAGSGVGKSTLLGMIARNTTADVNVIALIGERGREVLEFIEKDLGPEGLARSVVIVATSDQPALIRMKGALIATTIAEYFRDRGLNVMLMMDSVTRYAMALREVGLAIGEPPATRGYTPSVFANLPKLLERAGTGVHGSITAFYTVLVDGDDMNEPIADAVRGILDGHIVLSRHLANKGQYPAIDVLQSVSRVMKEIVTDEQSDAANEFKRLLSIYRDSEDLINIGAYQSGSNKEIDKALESIEQIQSYIRQKTNEKISLQEAQDQLVIDFYRR, encoded by the coding sequence GTGAACGGCGAACCACTCAAGAGGCCTGTGCTTAACGCAGCCAAATATAAAGAACAGCTTGTCCGAATCGATCCGATACGGGTGAACGGCAAAGTAACACAAGTGATTGGGCTTACGGTTGAGTCCGAAGGCCCGGATGCGAGCATCGGCGAAGTATGCCTCATTTATCCAAACAAAAGCGCAAAGCCAATCAAAGCGGAAGTGGTAGGCTTCCGGGATAATAAGGTGCTTCTAATGCCGTTAGGCGAGCTTCAAGCGATCAGCCCCGGCTGCGACGTGGTCGGAACCGGCAAACCGCTGACGGTGCAGGTTGGCTCCGAGCTGCTGGGCAAAGTGCTGAACGGTCTCGGTGAACCGCTTGACGGATCGTTCCTGCCCGGGCGCATGCCGCATTACTCGACATCGAATGAACCAAGCAATCCGCTGCTTCGGCCGCGAGTCAAGACGCCTCTTGGCATCGGCGTACGCGCCATTGACGGCTTGCTGACGGTCGGGCAAGGGCAGCGCGTAGGCATATTTGCCGGTTCCGGCGTTGGCAAAAGCACGCTGCTTGGCATGATTGCGAGAAATACGACGGCAGATGTAAACGTCATAGCGCTAATCGGCGAACGCGGCCGTGAAGTTCTTGAGTTTATTGAAAAGGACCTTGGCCCCGAAGGGCTTGCGCGTTCGGTTGTGATCGTCGCCACATCGGATCAACCTGCGCTTATCCGGATGAAAGGCGCGCTGATTGCAACGACAATCGCCGAATATTTTCGCGACCGAGGCCTCAATGTGATGCTGATGATGGATTCGGTCACCCGTTATGCAATGGCGCTGCGCGAGGTAGGGCTTGCAATCGGCGAGCCGCCGGCTACGCGAGGTTATACACCGTCGGTTTTTGCCAATTTGCCGAAGCTGCTTGAGCGTGCCGGTACCGGCGTGCACGGCTCCATTACGGCCTTTTACACAGTGCTGGTCGATGGCGACGACATGAATGAGCCGATTGCCGACGCTGTCCGCGGCATTCTGGACGGCCATATCGTGCTTAGCCGCCATCTGGCGAATAAAGGGCAGTACCCGGCAATTGATGTGCTGCAGTCGGTCAGCCGCGTTATGAAAGAAATCGTGACGGACGAGCAGTCCGATGCGGCCAATGAATTCAAGCGCCTTCTCTCTATTTATAGAGATTCGGAAGACTTGATCAATATCGGGGCGTATCAGAGCGGTTCGAACAAAGAAATTGATAAAGCTCTGGAATCAATTGAACAAATTCAGAGCTATATTCGCCAAAAGACGAATGAAAAAATATCGCTTCAAGAAGCCCAAGACCAGCTGGTCATTGATTTTTACAGGAGATGA
- the fliJ gene encoding flagellar export protein FliJ, with the protein MAAFRYSFQKIVDLKSSEKTQAEWLLSSALGELQSEELSLRQLQEEREVWERNVLENAQSSTSLAELQLIQQYIEFLDESIARKLAAVKRAQKSVELKRMRLSDTVKDEKVWLKAKDRALERFRYDMQLKEQNELDEFATVRYITSAP; encoded by the coding sequence GTGGCTGCTTTCCGGTACTCTTTTCAAAAAATCGTAGATTTGAAATCAAGCGAAAAAACGCAAGCGGAATGGTTGTTGTCATCCGCGCTTGGCGAGCTCCAGTCCGAGGAGCTATCGCTGCGGCAGCTGCAGGAAGAACGGGAAGTTTGGGAACGCAACGTATTGGAAAACGCCCAGTCTTCCACTTCCCTGGCTGAGCTTCAGCTCATCCAGCAATACATCGAGTTTCTGGACGAATCCATTGCGCGCAAGCTTGCGGCAGTGAAGCGTGCCCAAAAGTCTGTTGAGCTGAAAAGAATGCGGCTGTCCGATACCGTCAAAGACGAAAAGGTATGGCTGAAAGCGAAGGACCGTGCCCTCGAGCGTTTCCGTTATGACATGCAGCTGAAAGAGCAGAATGAGCTGGATGAGTTCGCTACCGTCCGTTACATCACATCTGCTCCGTAA
- a CDS encoding MotE family protein, with translation MTDLETEKQGYSVLERIMFFVTPILFTLVLLGVLLTLFNFDMRNKMLEIGDSIPLLKEVLPEPQTKAEGHTGGSDDQTRSANLSKQVTQLQAELTDKSKELEQANEAKTAQDQRIADLQAENDQLKLTAESAKDEEYEANVKELANVYAKMMPSKAAPILESMNVDEMALVLGAMAPNNRARVLEKMNPQVAAEVSLKLKDAVTSKDLDIKALQAQLKDAENKPSSATQSAAAIPSTLDDAQLKSTFSTMDPKSAGTLLIKMAAVSPSKVLRILKAVDDSTRSSILAEMSSQDDKVTADLMAQLMAGK, from the coding sequence TTGACGGATTTAGAAACCGAGAAGCAGGGTTACAGCGTGCTGGAGCGGATTATGTTTTTTGTGACGCCAATCCTGTTTACGCTCGTGCTGCTTGGTGTTCTGCTGACTTTATTCAATTTTGACATGCGCAATAAAATGCTGGAGATCGGCGATTCCATTCCGCTGCTGAAAGAAGTGCTGCCGGAGCCGCAAACGAAGGCAGAAGGGCACACTGGCGGTTCGGACGATCAGACGCGTTCAGCGAATTTGTCGAAGCAAGTAACTCAGCTGCAGGCAGAACTGACGGATAAAAGCAAAGAGCTGGAGCAGGCAAACGAAGCTAAAACCGCACAGGATCAGCGGATTGCCGACTTGCAGGCGGAGAACGACCAGCTGAAGCTGACGGCTGAATCGGCTAAAGATGAGGAATATGAAGCGAATGTGAAAGAGCTGGCTAATGTTTACGCCAAAATGATGCCAAGCAAAGCCGCGCCTATACTGGAATCTATGAATGTAGACGAGATGGCGCTGGTGCTTGGAGCGATGGCGCCGAACAACCGCGCCCGCGTGCTCGAAAAGATGAACCCGCAAGTGGCTGCGGAAGTGTCCCTGAAGCTGAAGGATGCGGTTACCTCCAAAGACCTAGATATTAAAGCATTGCAAGCACAGTTAAAGGATGCGGAAAACAAGCCGTCTTCAGCGACGCAGTCTGCCGCTGCCATACCGTCAACGCTTGACGATGCGCAGCTGAAATCGACGTTCTCGACGATGGACCCGAAAAGCGCTGGTACGCTTCTGATTAAAATGGCTGCTGTCAGCCCAAGCAAAGTGCTTCGGATTTTAAAAGCGGTTGATGATTCGACGCGGTCCAGCATTTTGGCTGAAATGTCCAGCCAGGATGATAAAGTGACCGCAGATTTGATGGCTCAGCTAATGGCCGGCAAATAA
- a CDS encoding flagellar hook-length control protein FliK, which translates to MGMNVSQALPQSVPVASSAGSAQAPSGGAGAFQQLVQKAGQAVPAANGTGGAAAKPQEALIPVQVEDAAAQLDGQPAAETLLDLIGKLLEGLQQTDDQDEQADRPADEEPDDLQGALDQLNALFALLGAEPVVPFNSQLAGQAQSASANAEELKATIKDALIELQGMIQQGTVQQVRGTDVNELLQGQLKSIAELISGGQDKPASGKSKTAAEQTAGIGNSFSIQSDSKTAPANSAALLQRLSTQTSNLSVLIASANQEQAPEDREDGLRGQPAELFSSILNQANPTAAASSPAAAAKGAVAGYVNANQFAQSMTDFIVQKFDVTSLNGVTEAKIQLTPEHLGKLDLRISVQNGQLTAIFHADSAAAKDMLDNQMAQLRSALQAQGLTVDKLEVWDGQPSAYFSEGREGRGGNGQQAPKAKFDDALEGVDADFEEEMAEQQAIQHLGYGRAINTAV; encoded by the coding sequence ATGGGAATGAATGTTTCGCAAGCATTGCCGCAATCCGTACCGGTAGCGTCCTCCGCTGGTTCTGCTCAGGCGCCAAGCGGCGGCGCAGGCGCTTTTCAGCAGCTGGTGCAAAAAGCAGGACAAGCTGTCCCCGCAGCAAACGGCACAGGCGGAGCAGCAGCCAAACCGCAGGAGGCGCTTATTCCGGTGCAGGTGGAAGATGCGGCAGCTCAGCTGGATGGTCAGCCTGCGGCAGAAACCTTGCTGGACCTCATCGGGAAGCTGCTCGAAGGGCTGCAGCAAACGGATGATCAGGACGAGCAAGCAGACAGACCTGCCGATGAGGAGCCAGACGATCTGCAAGGCGCTTTGGACCAGCTTAACGCGCTGTTTGCGCTGCTTGGCGCGGAGCCGGTTGTTCCTTTTAACAGCCAGCTGGCGGGACAAGCACAGTCCGCTTCTGCCAATGCCGAGGAGCTGAAAGCAACGATCAAGGACGCGCTTATTGAGCTTCAGGGCATGATTCAGCAAGGAACTGTACAGCAAGTGCGCGGAACGGATGTGAACGAGCTGCTTCAGGGCCAATTGAAATCTATTGCAGAGCTGATCAGCGGCGGACAAGACAAACCGGCTTCAGGCAAAAGCAAAACTGCGGCTGAGCAGACCGCTGGCATAGGAAACAGCTTCAGCATCCAGTCCGACAGCAAAACGGCACCGGCGAATTCTGCAGCGCTGCTGCAGCGGTTATCGACGCAAACATCCAATTTGTCGGTCCTCATCGCTTCCGCAAACCAGGAGCAAGCGCCGGAAGATCGTGAAGACGGGCTGCGAGGACAACCGGCCGAACTTTTTTCAAGCATATTGAATCAAGCTAATCCGACGGCTGCAGCATCTTCTCCGGCCGCAGCGGCTAAAGGGGCCGTTGCCGGATATGTCAATGCGAATCAATTTGCGCAATCCATGACGGATTTTATCGTACAAAAGTTTGATGTCACGTCTTTAAACGGCGTAACGGAAGCTAAAATTCAACTGACGCCGGAACATCTCGGAAAGCTGGATTTACGCATTTCAGTCCAAAACGGTCAGCTGACCGCGATATTCCATGCAGATTCGGCTGCGGCAAAAGATATGCTGGATAATCAAATGGCCCAGCTGAGGTCTGCGCTTCAAGCGCAAGGCTTGACGGTTGACAAGCTGGAAGTTTGGGACGGGCAGCCTTCGGCTTATTTCTCCGAGGGGCGCGAAGGGCGAGGCGGCAATGGCCAGCAAGCGCCAAAAGCCAAATTTGACGATGCGTTGGAAGGCGTAGATGCAGACTTTGAAGAAGAAATGGCTGAACAGCAGGCCATTCAGCATTTAGGTTACGGCAGAGCGATCAACACAGCTGTATAG
- a CDS encoding flagellar hook assembly protein FlgD — translation MAVSGISGNSYNNPPKSVTGGSGSELGKDAFLQLLVEQLKNQDPMNPMDNTQYIAQLTQFTSVEQLMNISTKLDSLSMDLGSASTLIGKTIGWAEMNDEGQPVMKSGVVDSIYAGDDGLYAQVGDRQILLSVIQSVTDASEAPDGTGEQPGDDSGNAADGGDGADGGSGEAEGAEQA, via the coding sequence ATGGCAGTTAGCGGAATATCCGGCAATTCGTACAACAACCCGCCCAAAAGCGTTACAGGCGGAAGCGGCTCGGAGCTTGGCAAAGACGCTTTTCTTCAGCTGCTTGTCGAGCAATTAAAAAATCAGGACCCGATGAACCCGATGGACAATACGCAATATATTGCGCAGCTTACGCAGTTTACTTCCGTCGAGCAGCTGATGAACATTTCGACGAAGCTGGACAGCCTTTCGATGGATTTAGGATCGGCATCCACCTTAATCGGCAAAACGATCGGCTGGGCGGAGATGAACGACGAAGGGCAGCCTGTTATGAAAAGCGGAGTTGTCGATTCGATCTATGCGGGTGACGACGGATTGTACGCGCAAGTTGGCGACAGGCAAATTCTGCTTAGTGTCATTCAGTCGGTAACGGATGCTTCAGAAGCTCCGGATGGCACCGGCGAGCAGCCGGGTGACGATAGCGGGAATGCCGCTGATGGCGGAGACGGCGCCGATGGCGGAAGCGGCGAGGCTGAAGGAGCGGAGCAGGCATGA
- a CDS encoding TIGR02530 family flagellar biosynthesis protein → MNDSIRIGQLYPVNQTPLAKGKPAPAGAAAGTGSSSFKELLESSKLKFSHHAEIRMKQRGIELRADSIAQINQAVEQAEQKGAVNSLIVYRDIAMIVNVPSRTVVTAMDGKQMESTVFTQIDSAVIVKEGRT, encoded by the coding sequence ATGAACGATTCGATCAGGATCGGTCAGCTGTATCCGGTTAACCAGACTCCGCTCGCCAAAGGGAAACCAGCGCCTGCAGGAGCTGCAGCGGGTACAGGAAGTTCTTCTTTCAAGGAGCTGTTGGAGAGCAGCAAGCTAAAGTTCAGCCATCATGCGGAGATCCGCATGAAGCAGCGCGGCATTGAGCTGCGGGCGGATTCCATTGCCCAAATCAATCAAGCCGTTGAACAGGCAGAGCAAAAAGGCGCTGTAAATTCGCTGATTGTATATCGCGATATTGCGATGATTGTGAATGTGCCAAGCCGGACTGTCGTAACCGCGATGGACGGCAAGCAGATGGAAAGCACCGTTTTTACGCAAATTGACAGTGCCGTAATTGTAAAGGAAGGCCGGACCTAA